One Papaver somniferum cultivar HN1 chromosome 10, ASM357369v1, whole genome shotgun sequence genomic window carries:
- the LOC113317620 gene encoding chloroplastic lipocalin-like, with protein MLLILGTPLSSPSPVREVPRNRTSPTCSWQQSASSNKVTVKRVLSGVAVSLVLLSQTNQTLGQAIAAEPSHSTLCQLAAAPDKTVLFPLDEGSDEKNGQLMMRGMTAKNFHPVRYSGRWFEVASRKGGFAGAGQEDCHCTQGVYTFDGESKPPSIQVDTFCVHGGPDGYITGIRGKVQCLSKEDMEKAETDLEMREMIREKCTLRFPTLPFIPKLPYDVIATDYDNYAIVSGAKDTSFIQIYSRTPNPGPEFIEKYKSYLANYGYDPSKIKDTPQDCDVSDTQLSAMMSMPGMQKALTNQFPNLELKKSVQFDPFTSTFGTLKKLVQLYFM; from the exons atgttgttgattctgggtACTCCTCTTTCCTCACCATCTCCCGTCAG GGAGGTTCCAAGAAACAGAACATCACCAACTTGTTCATGGCAGCAATCCGCATCAAGCAATAAAGTTACTGTCAAACGTGTTTTATCCGGTGTTGCCGTTTCACTTGTACTTCTTTCTCAGACTAATCAG ACTCTTGGGCAGGCCATTGCAGCAGAACCGTCCCACTCCACACTGTGTCAGCTTGCAGCTGCTCCAGATAAGACTGTACTATTTCCACTTGACGAAGGGTCTGATGAAAAAAATGGGCAGTTGATGATGAGAGGTATGACGGCTAAGAATTTTCATCCGGTTAGATACTCTGGAAGATGGTTTGAAGTAGCGTCCCGTAAGGGTGGATTTGCTGGCGCCGGTCAAGAAGACTGTCATTGTACTCAG GGAGTATATACATTTGATGGTGAATCTAAACCTCCTTCAATCCAAGTAGATACGTTTTGTGTTCATGGTGGTCCTGACGGGTATATTACTGGTATAAGAGGGAAGGTTCAATGCCTCTCCAAGGAAGATATGGAGAAAGCCGAAACGGATTTGGAAATGAGAGAGATGATTAGAGAAAAGTGTACCCTCCGTTTCCCAACGTTGCCATTTATTCCCAAGTTGCCTTATGACGTGATTGCAACTGATTACGACAATTATGCTATTGTCTCAGGAGCTAAAGACACAAGTTTCATTCAG ATTTACTCGAGGACGCCAAACCCTGGACCAGAATTCATAGAGAAATACAAGTCTTACTTGGCAAATTACGGGTACGATCCGAGCAAGATCAAGGACACTCCACAAGATTGTGATGTATCTGACACTCAGTTATCAGCAATGATGTCTATGCCTGGAATGCAGAAAGCTCTTACAAACCAATTTCCTAATTTAGAACTAAAGAAATCAGTTCAATTTGATCCTTTTACGAGTACCTTTGGAACTCTAAAGAAGCTTGTTCAACTCTATTTTATGTAG